AGCCCTTGGGATCAGCCGGCAAAGCTTGCAGTATCGGTTAAGAAAGTTTAACAGGAAAATTTAACAGGAAAGAAGCAGGTGAATCAACGCCCTTCTGCTTTATCATAAATCATCCTATTTCGATACCGATTGTCTTCGATGCATCTCATTAAACAGTTTCATCAACGCCCGTTTTTCAATCCTTGATACATAGGAGCGAGAGATTCCCAGCTCTTTCGCAATCTCCCGCTGGGTCTTTTCTTCCTCCTGATCCAAACCAAAACGACCGATGATCACTTCCCTCTCCCGGCCATCCAACACATCAATGTGCTTATAAATTTTGCTTTTCTCAATCTTTAATTGAACCTTATTCAACACTTCATTGGCATCGGTGCCCAGGACATCAATAAGGCTAATTTCGTTTCCTTCCTTGTCTGTACCAATGGGATCATGAAGGGAAACATCTTTCCTTGTTTTCTTCAAGGATCTTAAATGCATGAGAATTTCATTTTCAATACATCTTGCTGCATATGTTGCTAACTTGGTCCCTTTATTCGGACGGTAACTTTCGATCGCTTTTATCAGTCCAATAGTACCTAT
This genomic interval from Microaerobacter geothermalis contains the following:
- the sigK gene encoding RNA polymerase sporulation sigma factor SigK, which gives rise to MSGLLTALALLIKELYLFVSYVKNNAFPQPLPEDEEEKYLNLLYEGNQQARNILIEHNLRLVAHIVKKFENTREDSEDLISIGTIGLIKAIESYRPNKGTKLATYAARCIENEILMHLRSLKKTRKDVSLHDPIGTDKEGNEISLIDVLGTDANEVLNKVQLKIEKSKIYKHIDVLDGREREVIIGRFGLDQEEEKTQREIAKELGISRSYVSRIEKRALMKLFNEMHRRQSVSK